The proteins below are encoded in one region of Synchiropus splendidus isolate RoL2022-P1 chromosome 13, RoL_Sspl_1.0, whole genome shotgun sequence:
- the tmem53 gene encoding transmembrane protein 53, translated as MAADGMEYNIVFPEAATSESRWKGTKEPVVILLGWAGCKDRHLSKYSAIYNEQGCVTICYTAPLRSVFILEPFGYKELRTTALKLLELLFDYEVENSPIFFHVFSNGGFMLYRYIVELLQSQPQFQTLSVIGTVVDSAPDSGNVLGAVRALKATLGPKIHPVLTSVLLSLFAATVFLLRVVLYPLTKYIHKNHYDAVQESPPTWPHFYLFSQADQVIRHCSIKLFMETMKRKGVSVDSCDFVSSSHVSHFRDFPEQYTHLCLNFLNTCMKDTVGTQGKRRLRVENQ; from the exons ATGGCTGCGGATGGAATGGAATACAACATCGTGTTTCCAGAGGCAGCTACGTCCG AGTCACGCTGGAAGGGGACAAAGGAACCAGTTGTTATTCTGCTCGGTTGGGCCGGATGCAAAGACAGACACCTTTCCAAATACAGTGCCATCTACAACGAACAG GGCTGTGTCACAATCTGCTACACTGCTCCCCTGAGGAGCGTCTTCATTTTGGAGCCTTTCGGCTACAAGGAGCTGAGAACCACGGCCCTTAAGTTGCTTGAGCTCTTGTTTGACTACGAGGTGGAAAACAGTCCCATCTTCTTTCACGTGTTCAGCAACGGCGGCTTCATGCTGTACCGCTACAtcgtggagctgctgcagagccAACCGCAGTTCCAGACGCTCAGCGTCATCGGAACAGTGGTGGACAGCGCACCGGACAGTGGGAACGTCCTCGGAGCGGTGCGTGCGCTTAAAGCCACTTTGGGTCCTAAAATACACCCGGTCCTCACCTCTGTGCTCCTGTCGCTTTTTGCTGCAACAGTCTTTTTGTTGCGAGTTGTGTTGTATCCGCTGACCAAGTACATCCATAAGAACCACTATGATGCGGTGCAGGAGAGCCCCCCCACCTGGCCCCATTTTTACCTGTTCTCCCAAGCCGACCAGGTGATCCGGCACTGCAGTATTAAGCTTTTCATGGAGACTATGAAACGTAAAGGAGTCTCAGTGGACAGTTGTGATTTTGTCTCCAGCTCCCATGTCAGCCACTTCAGAGATTTCCCTGAGCAGTACACGCACCTGTGTCTAAACTTCCTCAACACATGCATGAAAGACACGGTGGGAACCCAAGGGAAGAGGAGACTCCGGGTAGAAAATCAGTAA